One window of the Rhipicephalus sanguineus isolate Rsan-2018 chromosome 2, BIME_Rsan_1.4, whole genome shotgun sequence genome contains the following:
- the LOC119383036 gene encoding phosphoglycerate kinase 1 isoform X2: MGPGSVFLSRIYRLRTLGTRTARTVTVRHARSFSGREQFSGKRNQSVAVFDCPFTPTATFLRTKVTQGSHISPKMSFKKLSVKDLDVKDKRVIIRVDFNVPQDQDGKITNNQRIVAALDTINYVLDKGAKSVVLMSHLGRPEGHVNMKFTLAPVAEELRHLMKRDIKFLPDCVGPDTEKACADPPHGSVFLLENLRFHIEEEGKGVDANGQKVKASPEAVAAFRASLTKLGDVFVNDAFGTAHRAHSSMVGIKHDKRAAGLLMMKELTYFSKALDNPARPFLAILGGAKVKDKIQLIDNMLDKVNEMIIGGGMAFTFLKVIDNMEIGDSLFDSDGAGIVNKLMDKAKKNNVKIHLPCDFVTGDMFSEHAAVGKGTVKTGIPKGWMGMDIGPDSTADFKEAVMRAKTVVWNGPMGVFEWAQFASGTKGVMDAVVEVTKKGAITVIGGGDTATCCAKFHTEDKVSHVSTGGGASLELLEGKVLPGVAALSDA; encoded by the exons ATGGGCCCTGGCAGCGTGTTTCTATCAAGGATATATCGCTTGAGAACGCTGGGCACGCGAACTGCGAGAACTGTGACTGTGCGACACGCGCGTTCTTTCAGTGGGCGAGAGCAATTCAGTGGAAAGCGAAACCAGAGCGTAGCAGTGTTCGACTGCCCCTTCACACCCACTGCAACCTTTCTTCGAACGAAGGTCACCCAAGGCTCGCACATCTCGCCTAAAATGAGCTTCAAGAAGCTCTCTGTGAAGGACCTGGATGTCAAGGACAAGAGAGTCATCATCAG AGTCGACTTCAATGTCCCTCAAGATCAGGATGGAAAAATTACAAACAACCAGAG AATTGTGGCAGCCCTGGACACCATCAACTACGTTCTGGATAAAGGCGCAAAGTCTGTGGTGTTGATGAGCCACTTGGGCCGACCGGAAGGTCATGTTAACATGAAATTCACTCTCGCCCCTGTTGCTGAGGAACTGAGGCACTTGATGAAACG AGACATAAAGTTCCTGCCAGATTGCGTGGGACCCGATACTGAAAAGGCATGTGCCGATCCTCCACATGGCAGTGTCTTTTTGCTGGAAAATCTGAGGTTTCATATCgaagaggaaggaaagggagTCGACGCTAATGGACAAAAG GTCAAGGCATCTCCTGAGGCAGTAGCTGCGTTTCGAGCATCCCTGACGAAACTTGGTGATGTCTTTGTCAACGATGCATTTGGAACTGCTCATCGAGCTCACAG TTCCATGGTTGGCATCAAACATGATAAGAGGGCTGCTGGTCTactgatgatgaaggagcttacCTATTTCAGCAAAGCACTGGATAACCCTGCTCGTCCATTCCTGGCCATCTTGGGAGG AGCCAAGGTAAAGGACAAGATCCAGCTCATTGACAACATGCTGGACAAAGTCAATGAAATGATTATCGGTGGAGGAATGGCGTTCACTTTCCTGAAGGTCATCGATAACATGGAG ATTGGAGACTCTCTGTTCGATAGCGATGGGGCAGGAATTGTCAACAAACTGATGGATAAGGCAAAGAAGAACAATGTTAAGATTCACCTTCCCTGTGACTTCGTCACTGGTGATATGTTCAGTGAGCATGCAGCCGTTGGAAAGGGCACCGTGAAGACCGGAATTCCAAAGGGTTGGATG GGCATGGATATTGGTCCAGACAGCACGGCCGATTTTAAAGAAGCAGTGATGAGGGCCAAGACGGTTGTGTGGAATGG cCCCATGGGTGTGTTTGAGTGGGCCCAATTTGCCTCTGGTACCAAAGGTGTCATGGATGCTGTTGTTGAGGTCACCAAGAAGGGAGCCATTACAGTGATCG GTGGCGGTGACACTGCAACCTGCTGTGCCAAGTTTCACACTGAGGACAAGGTCAGCCATGTCAGCACTGGCGGTGGAGCCAGCCTTGAGCTCCTGGAAG GGAAagttctgcctggcgttgcagCCCTGTCAGATGCCTAA